CCCCTCGTCTCCGGGGACCGCAACCGCACTTCCGTCTCCTGCGCCAACGCGCACACCCGCGCTCACAGTGGGCGCAGCGTCGGCCGACATGTTGTGTCGAGATGCCTGGGGCGCTCGTCCCGCCCGACCCGGCGGCAGGCCTCACACCATTACTCGCATGACCCTGCACCACGAGGCCGTCGTCCTCAGCGACAACCGCAACGCCCCGGGTCGTCTCCGCCAAGATCAGCGCTACCACCAAGACCAAAAGGGATGGGTCGACATCGCGTATCACGTCGGCATCGACCGCGACGGCAACATCTACGAACTGCGTACGCCACAGATCGCGGGTGACACCGCGACGGACTACGACACGACGGGCCACTTCCTGGTTCTCTGCGAGGGAGACTTCGACCAGGAAGTCGTCTCGGAGGCCCAACTCCATGCGGCCGCTCTCGCGTTCGCGTGGGCAACCCAAACCTTTCACATCGCCACCGACACTCTGGCCGGCCACCGCGACCTAGCCCCGACCTCATGCCCGGGTGCAAACCTCTACGCCCGCATCTCCTCCGGCGACCTCAAGCGTCGCATCCAAGACGTGCTCGCTGCGGGAACAGTGAACCTCCGGAGCGTCTGTGGGACCGATGCGGCCACAACCGTCGCCGCCATCGAGGCCGGCCACTAACCCGGTCTTGGCGCCGTCAAAACTCGAAAACGAAGCCGCAGGTAACGAGCGGGACCGAATCGGACCGGGGTGGAAAGAATCGGCAGTCAAATGGCCAAAATGACTGGCAGAGCATCGATTTCGATTCCCGGCAGCTCCGCTGAGATAGTGCTGGTCATAGCCACAAGCTCTGGCCAGTCTTCTTTTCATCAACATCTCTGGCCGTCTCAGATCTTCGTAAACAGCTTTAGGCCGGCAATGGGGGTTGGACCGAAGAATGCGGTCGGACGAGAGCTTCGTCTGGGAGGCGACCAAGCCGAGGTAATTGGCTGGTTCGTGGGTTTCAGTGGCGAGGCAGGAGCCAGGCCGTCTATCGTGCAGCCGATCCAGCGGCGCTCGTCGAGTGATCGGTCGCCGGGAATGCGGTCATTCGCAGGCTCGACTTGCTGTTCTCTTCAATCCTATGACGAAACGTTGGCCAGTCAGCATCGGCCGTTCACGTATCCGCAGGTCGCGGCCAGGTAGTGCCGGGGGCTTCGCATACTCGATGTCGGTAGTTTCGCTGTTCAAAGTGGTTCCTCGGCCGAGTTCGACTTCCAGCAGCTCCACCAAGTATTCGCTGGTCATAGCGTTGAGTTCGCCGAAACCACCTTTACGTCAACAGAGCACGGTACTGTCAGGGCATCTGGCTTAGTTTCGCGGAGCTGCGAGACTAGGCGCGAGTTCACGGCGGGGAAACTCGAGTCGAGGGCATGGCCCGGCAAGCTGCGTCAAGTAGCTTCGCGCAGGTGTGCACGTATGGCGACTTCCAGAGAACCTAAACGGAGAAAGCGCCAGACTTTCTTCATCCCCGTCGCGCGGAAGTCTGTGATTCCGAACGGCGATCAGGCGCCCGGCGCCGACGAATCTGCTGTGAAAAATCAGGCCCACTGCGTCATGGAAGCGATCCCGAACCGAACGGAGCGACATGCCAAACCACCCCCTTACCGATGGGCATGAGCACGGCGCCGAACCGATCGCGATTCTCGGGATGGGCTGTCGCTTTCCGGGCGGCGTCAACTCGCCGGACGATCTGTGGCAGCTGTTAATTGAGGAGCACGAGGCGCACTCGGAGTTTCCGACCGACCGCGGATGGGATCTCGACGCGCTGTTTGGCCCGGACCCCGACGCACCACGCGCCACCTATGTCCGGGCAGGGTCGTTCCTCACAGATGCAGGTGACTTCGACCCGGCGTTCTTCGGGATCGGTCCGCGCGAAGCCGAAGCCATTGACCCCCAGCAGCGACTGCTGCTCGAGGCGAGCTGGGAGGCTCTGGAGCGGTCTAGAATCGACCCGAATTCACTGCACGGCAGCGATACCGGGGTTTTCTTCGGCGTGGGCGGACAGGAGTACGGCCCGCGTATCTGCGACGAAACCGAGGGATTCGCCGGCTATCTCGCGACAGGCACCACGACCGGCGTGGCATCGGGTCGAGTGGCGTATACGCTCGGGCTCGAGGGGCCAGCAGTGACGGTCGACACCTCCTGCTCGTCATCTCTGGTCGCGGTACACCTCGCGATGCAATCGTTGCGGTCGGCCGAATGTCGCTTAGCGGTGGCGGGTGGGGCCACCGTGGTGTGCTCACCGAGCATCCTCGTCGGCCTTGGACGGCATGGCGCGCTGGCCGAAGACGGCCGATGCAAGCCATTCGCGGCGGCGGCGGACGGGTTCGGCGTCGCCGAGGGTGCCGGCGTGCTGGTGTTGGCCACGCTGTCGTGGGCGCGCAGCCTCGGTTACCCAGTGATAGCGCTGATCCGGGGTAGCGCCGTCGGCCAGGACGGAGCCTCCGACGGGCTGTCCGCCCCGAGTGGTTCGGCACAGCAAAGGGTGATCTGGCGAGCTCTGGCGGACGCAGGCCTGGGTGCCGGCGATGTCGCCGTGGTCGAGGCGCATGGCACAGGAACCAAGGTGGGCGACCCGATCGAAGCCAGAGCCCTGCAGGCGACATACGGCAATGCGCACTCGGCTGCGCGGCCACTGCTGATCGGCTCGGTCAAATCGAACATCGGTCATTCGCAGCAGGCGTCAGGCATCGCCGGGATGATCAAGGCGATAGAGTCGATTCGGCACGGGGTGGTGCCTGCGACGCTGAATTTGGATTCGCCTACACCCCAAGTGGATTGGTCGTCTGGAACGATCGAGGTGGTCGGTAGCGCGCGCGCGTGGCCAGACCAGCCGTACGAGCCGCGGCGCGCCGGTGTGTCGTCGTACGGCATCAGTGGAACGAATGCTCACGTGATACTCGAACAGGCGCCAGCGGAGTTCGCGACCGAGAATTCGGCCCCGCGTCCAGTCATCGTCCCCTGGATATTATCCGCGAAGTCGGCGCCCGCACTGGCTGATCAAGCGGCTCGGTTACGGTCCTTCGTCGAGCAGCACCCCGACCTGGATCCGGTCGATGTGGCGTACTCACTGATTACCACCCGGGCATTATTCGGCCACCGCGCGGTTGCGGTTGGAGCCGGCCGTGACGAGTTGTTGAGTGGGTTGACGGCGATCGCCGGCAGCGTGCCTGCGCCCAACGTGGTAACCGGAAACGCCACTGCCGCGGGCCGAACCGTCTTCGTCTTCCCCGGTCAGGGATCGCAATGGGCGGACATGGCGGTCGAACTCTTGGACTCCGCACCAGCGTTCGGCGACCAGATGCGCCTCTGCGACAAGGTTTTCGCTGAGTTTGTCGATTGGTCGCTGCTTGAGGTTGTGTGCAAGGGCGCCGGTGCTCCGGACCTCGACAGGGTCGATGTGGTGCAGCCGGTCCTCTTTGCGGTGATGGTGTCGCTGGCGGCCCAATGGCGAGCGCAGGGGATCGAACCGGATGCGGTGATCGGCCATTCGCAGGGTGAGATAGCGGCGGCCTACGTCGCAGGCGCCCTTTCGTTGCGAGACGCGGCGCAGGTAGTCACATTGCGTAGCAGGGCTCTCACCGTAATGGCGGGGTCCGGTGGCATGGTCTCGATCGCACAACCGATTGAACGGGTTCTAACGCTCGTCGAACCTTGGGCTGGATCGATTTCCGTTGCCGCGCATAATGGTCCGTGTTCGACCGTCGTCGCCGGGGATGCAGCGGCGTTGGACGAGCTCATTGCCGCATGCGAACGAGACGAGGTGCAGGCCAAGCGGATTCCCGTCGATTACGCCTCCCATTCGGCTCAGGTCGATCAGTTGCGGGAGACCCTGAGCGAGGCGCTTTCAGGGTTGCGGCCGCGAAGCTGCGATATCGCGTTGATCTCGTCGGTCAGCGGCACCGAGGTGGACACGTCAAGCCTCGATGGCGACTATTGGTTTACTAATTTGCGCCAACCGGTGTTATTCGACCAAGCCGTCCGGTGGGCGTACAAGCACGGCTTCGACACCTTCATTGAATGCAGTCCGCATCCAGTGCTGACCATCGGGATCCAGGAATCATTGGAGGATTTCAACGACGACCACGCCGTCGTTGGGACACTTCGACGCAATGAAGGCAGCATGCGGAGGGTTTTACTTTCCGCTGCCGAGGCCCACGTGAACGGGAAATCGCCCAACTGGGCGAGCATGTTCCAAAACACTGGTGCGGGTCACATCGACCTGCCTACTTATGCGTTCGAACACAAGCGCTACTGGATGGACACCGGGCCTGGAATCGTCAACGTGAGCGGTCTCGGCATCACCGGTGCGGAGCACCCCCTACTCGGTGCCGTTGTGGCGCGGGCAGATTCAGACGAAATTATTCTCACCGGTCGACTGTCGCTCGCGACTCACCCGTGGCTCGCCGACCACAAGGTGTTCGGGACGGTGCTAGTGCCGGGTGCAGCCATGGTCGAGATGGCCCTACAGGCGGGCGAATGCGCGGGGAGCCCGCGGGTGGATGAGCTCATTCTGCTGGCTCCGTTGGTCGTCAGCGAACACGGCGGTGTAGCAGTGCAAGTGGTCGTCGGTGAGTGGACTGAGTCCGGCGAACGTCCGATCGGAATCTACTCGCGAATCGACGATGGTGTGGACCGGCGGTGGACGCGCCACGCCGAGGGTGCGCTCGGCCCGGACGCCGCGCCGACCGTCCAGGCGGAGATCGAACAATGGCCGCCTGCCGGCGCGGAACGTATCGATATTTCCCAGCTGTATCAAACGCTGGCCGGCCGGGGATACGAATACGGACCGACTTTCCGCGGCTTACGCGCGGCGTGGCGTCATAATGGCGAAGTTTTCGTCGAGGCGATGCTGCCGGAGCAGATGCAGCAGAGGTCAGACGCGAGCCGGTTCGGTTTGCATCCGGCACTACTCGATTCCGTCCTGCACGGAACATTTGTTGGCGGCCTCCTCGCGGCACCGGAGGTCGCGAAGCTGCCGTTCGAATGGCGCGGTGTCTCACTGGATGTGATCGGAGCAACGCAGGTGCGGGCACGGATCGCGTTTGATCAAGACGACCGGATTTCAATGACGGTGATGGACACACGGGGGGGTTCGATCGGCCGTATCGATTCGCTCGCCCTGAAAGGTGTTTCTCCCAGTCAGTTTCGCGTGAGCACTGCGGCCGATGACGCACTGTATGCACTTGACTGGGTCGCGCTCGCAACGCCCAAGGCTGGCACGGAAGAGATCGCTACGGATAACGTAACCGTATTGCGTTGCCTGGCAACGTTTGCAACCGATCTAGCGCTGCCCGAGGGGGCGCGACAGACGCTGACACATGCGCTGCATCGAGTTAAGAATTGGCTGTCAAACGAAAACCGCGGCGACGACGCGCGACTGGTGGTGCTCACCTGCGGGGCGATCGCGATCGACTCATCCGAAGACGTCGCCGATCTCGCCCAGGCCGCTGTATGGGGCTTGTTGCGGACCGCACAGGCCGAGAATCCCAACCAAATATGGTTGGTCGATATCGACGACTGGTCCCACGCCGATGTTGCGGTCGGCGAAGCCATGAGTCGTGATGAGTCACAACTCGCCCTCCGCGATGGCGTCTGCTTTGCGCCGCGGCTGGCGCGGCTCTGCGACGAGCGCGTCGGGAGCGCGCAACTCGTTGAGGCGGACGCCACCTGGCGACTCAGCACCCTCGGCAACGGCACGCTGGATTCGCGGAACCTCTTCATTCGCCCGTGGCCCGAGTCCGATCGCCGGCTGGAGTCCGGCGAAATACGCATCGGCCTGCGGTGCACTGGAGTGAACTTCCGGGATGTCCTGACTGCGCTGGGTGTATACCCGGACCCTGATGCCGACGTCGGCGGCGAAGGCTCCGGCGTGGTGCTCGAGGTCGCCGAGGATGTGGTCCGATTCGTCCCTGGCGATCGGGTGATGGGTATGTTCTACGGCGCGGGATCTGCTGTCGTCGCTGATCATCGGATGATCGCGCCGATCCCGTCGGGCTGGTCCTACGCGCAAGCAGCGGCGGTGCCGGCGGTGTTCCTCACCGCGTACTACGGATTGGCAGATCTCGCGCATGCCAGCGCGGGCCAGCGGGTGTTGGTGCACGCCGCGACCGGTGGGGTTGGTATGGCGGCGGTGCAACTGGCCCGGCGTTGGGGCCTCGAGGTGTACGCGACGGCCAGCCCGGCCAAATGGGAACGCCTGCGCAGCATGGGATTCGACGATGACCACATCGCGAATTCGCGCACGGTTGAGTTCGAGCAGAAATTTTCCGAGGTGACAGGCGGGGTGGGCTTTGACATCGTACTCAATTCGCTGACAGGCGAATTTATCGACGCAGGGCTGCGACTTCTGCAGCGCGGCGGGCGATTTATCGAGATGGGCAAGGCCGACATCCGAGCATCCGGCGAGATCGCCGCACGGCATCCGGGCGTCCAATATCGAGCTTTCGATGTCTTCGAGGCCGGCCCCGACCGCGCTCAGGAGATATTCGGCGAGCTCGTGCAGCTTTTCGAGAGCGGCGAGCTGCACCCCCTTCCGGCGCATTCGTGGGACATCCGACACGCATTGGATGCCTATCGATTCTTGAGTCGTGCGCGTCACGTCGGCAAGCTGGTCCTCAGCGTGCCCACGCCGCTGAAATCCGAAGGCACGGTGTTGATTACCGGTGGCACAGGTGTGCTTGGTGCGCTGCTGGCGAGGCATTTGGTGACTCGCCATGGCGTGCGCAACCTATTGCTCATCAGCCGGCGCGGCCCGGCGGCCGACGGTGCTGCCGCGATCGAATCCGAACTAACTGAGCTCGGCGCATCGGTACAGATCACGGCGTGCGACGCGGCAGACCGGGATGCGTTACAGGCGCTCCTGGCCGGGTTACCTGCCGCACATCCATTGACCGCGGTTATTCACGCCGCCGGGGTGCTCGATGACGCGGTGTTCGGGGCTCAGACACAACGCCACCTGGAAGCGGTGCTGCGGCCGAAGATCGATGCTGCGTGGAACCTGCACGAACTCACCGCGGGCGAGGACCTTTCGGCGTTCATTTTGTTTTCTTCGGTTGCCAGCTTGTTCGGTTCCCTCGGTCAGGCCAATTACGCGGCAGCGAACGCGTTTCTCGATGGGCTCGCGCAGCATCGCCGACACCGGGGACTGCCGGGTGTTTCTTTGGCATGGGGATGGTGGGCACAAGCCACCGGGATGACAGGGCATCTCTACGAGCGCGATCGGGCCCGCCTGTCTCGCATGGGATTTATCCCGATGTCTTCTGAGGACGGCCTCGCGCTGTTCGATGCAGCGCTCTGGCAGGCACGCTCGTTCGTGATGTCGGCCCAGATCAGCCGCGCCGCCATCCGGTCCGATCCGGCGGGCACGGGACTGCCACCGATGTTCCGCGGTCTCATCCGTGCCACCCGGCGCACCGCTGCCGCAGTCGAATCCGTTTCCAATCTTCGACAGCGGCTCGCGTCGATGAGCACACCCGAACAGGAACGCGAACTGCTCGACATCGTGCGTTCGCACGCGGCCGCCGTGCTGGGGTACACCTCCGCGGACGCGGTTGGTGCCGATCAGGAGTTCAAGGATTTGGGCTTCGATTCGCTGGGCGCTGTCGAATTCCGGAACCGGCTTAAATCGATCAGCGGCCTGAAGCTACCGACCAGCATTGTCTTCGATCATCCGACACCAATAGCGTTGGCGCGGTATCTGACTGGTGTACTCGACTCCGATGGGGCTTCCGTGTGCGGGGAGAGCGAAGCAGTCGATTCCGGGGACGTGGTGTGTGACGTCGTCGTGTGATCTTCGACTTTGTGATTGGCCGACACCACAGCCTCCGTCATCACCCGTGGGTGGTCGTTGAAGCGCTTCCACGACTGGATCGCTGACAACCTCCAACACGGACCTCCTTGGCTAACCACGTCGCGCTCGCTACCGTCTGCCTCAGCAGCGCTAATGCGCAATTGACGCTGGCAAGTCCCCAAAGCAAAACGGCAGGTTACGGGTGGGAGTGAACGGGACCGAAATAAAGCGAACCGGCAGTTCAGAACACCTTTTGCTGGGTAGAGCGTCGACTTCGATTCCCGGCAGCTCCACCCAGAGTCACAGGCCACGCCGGAAGGCCTGGCCTGTTCGCGTCGGACGGTGTGATGTAAGGCCGTAGTCTTCCCACGTGAATGCGATCGACCCAGACAAGCTCGACATATGCCTACAGGTGCTGGCAGACATCGAGTCGCTGCCGCCCGACCATCCCGATGCCGTCACGGTGCGTCGGGCCACCGCGGGCATATTCAAGTCGGTGAAGAAAGCCCGCCGCCACGCCAAGCGCGACGAAATCGCGGCCGCCGACCGCGCCGTTGTCGCCGCTACCGCGACCGGCGCGCCCGGTCGCATCGATGACGAGACCCAGGGACTGCCCCTCGTGTCCACCGCGCTGGGAGCCTCCGCAGGCACCTTGCTCCGGTCCCGCGCCTGCTACATCTGCAAGAACCATTACACCGTGGTCGACGCCTTCTACCACCAACTCTGTCCGGAGTGCGCCGCGCTCAACCGCGCCAAGCGCGGCGCTCGCACCGACCTCACCGGTCGAAGCGCCCTGCTCACCGGTGGCCGCGCCAAGATCGGCATGTACATCGCGCTGCGACTGCTCCGCGACGGTGCCCACACGACCGTCACCACCCGTTTCCCGAACGACGCCGTGCGGCGCTTCGCCACGATGCCCGATAGTGCCGACTGGCTGCACCGGCTGCGCGTTGTGGGCATCGACCTGCGAGACCCGGCTCAGGTCGTCGCGCTTGCGGACACCGTGGCCGCGCAGGGCCCGCTGGACATCCTGATCAATAACGCCGCCCAGACCGTGCGCCGAGCCCCCGGCTCCTACGCGGCGCTCGTCGAGGCGGAGCGGACCCCGGCGCCGGGACTGGCCGACGTGATCACGTTTGACCGCGTCAGCGACGCCCATCCCGCGGCACTTGCCGGCAGCCTCGCAGAGCACCAAACTCCGCACGCCCTATCTGAATTAGCCCTCGTCGCCCGAAGCGCGTCCCCGGAGCGCATCGCCGCGGGCACCGCCATTGACGCGGGTGGTCTGCTGCCTGATACCGCGCCTATCAACAGTTGGACCCAACGCGTGCACGAGGTGGATCCGATGGAACTGCTCGAGGTTCAGCTGTGCAACCAGACCGCGCCATTTATTTTGGTGAGTCGCCTGCGCCCGGCGATGGCCGCTTCACCCTCGCGCCGGAAATACGTCGTGAATGTGTCGGCAATGGAGGGGCAGTTCAGCCGTGCCTATAAAGGCCCGGGGCATCCGCACACCAACATGGCGAAGGCCGCACTGAACATGCTCACCCGCACCAGCGCCGCCGAAATGCTAGAGCAGGACGGCATTCTCATGACCGCTGTCGATACGGGTTGGATCACGGACGAGCGTCCACACCCGACCAAGCTGCGACTCGCCGACGAGGGTTTCCATGCCCCGCTCGACCTCGTTGACGGTGCCTCTCGGGTGTATGACCCAATCGTGCGCGGGGAGTCCGGCGAAGATCTGTATGGCCGCTTCCTCAAGGATTACTCGCCGAGCAATTGGTAGCCGCCGGGGACGGTCGATGCAGCGGGCGCCAGCCGGCCGGCTCGGTAACGATGATCGTTTCCTGCCCGGTCTTCCACGCCGTCATGAACGTGGCGACGCTGACCTTCGTGTCGCCGTTGTCTGCGTACGGGTCATTGAGGTGAACTTTCTCATCGTTGGTGGCGATGCCGGCGGGTTGCCTTGGACGCCGCCAGTGGCGGTGGTGGCCGACGTCGCCGCACGCATCGTCGCCGGTCCCGCGCTACACGCCGATATCGGCGAAATACTGGTCACACCAATGCAAAAGCCGACCAGTGCGATGAGTACCCCGGATGGGACCCGAGAGTTGAGCATGTTCCCTCGCGAAGGCCAGTCGGGCACTCTATCGGTTAGCAAGATAGCACCTTCAGCAAACTTTCGGAACGGGATTAGACAACAATTGCAATAGGGGTTTTCCGCCCCGCGTGTGCGACCAGGAAAGTCGGCAGGAGGCGGGCAGTCAGTCCAGTGACCCGTCGATCAGCTTTGCTCGCAATGCTTTTCGGTTGAGCTTGCCGCTGGGCAAAGTGGGTATCTGGTCACTGGTCGTGATCGCCCAGCGCGTGGGAACCTTGTAGGCAGACAACTCATTTTGCGCCCGCGCAGCCAGGGAAGAAATGTCAATCGTCGCTTTCGCGGCAACGACGACGGCGCACACCTGCTCGCCTCGCTCGGGATCGTCGATCCCGACGACAACGCACTGTGCGACGTCGTCGAATTTCTCGATGACCGCCTCGACCTCAAGCGGGGAGACATTCGCGCCCGCCGATTTGATGAGTTCGCTGGTCCGTCCGACGTAAAACACTCGTGGGTCATTTTCTCGGCGATAGACGCGGTCGCCGGTGTGGTACCAGCCGTCAGCGTCGAAGGTTTCCCACTGCTCGCGCTTGTTGTAGCCGACCATTGCTCCGATTCCGCGGACGAGTAGCTCGCCGGTGGCCCCATCGGGGACCGGTGCGCCCTGTTCGTCCACGATGCTCATATCGGTAAAGGCGAAACCGCCTGCGGTCTCAGACATGGTGCGGTGCACCGGGAATCCGTCGGGCACGTTGATCATCGCGAGGTCTAG
The DNA window shown above is from Mycobacterium sp. Aquia_216 and carries:
- a CDS encoding N-acetylmuramoyl-L-alanine amidase; translated protein: MTLHHEAVVLSDNRNAPGRLRQDQRYHQDQKGWVDIAYHVGIDRDGNIYELRTPQIAGDTATDYDTTGHFLVLCEGDFDQEVVSEAQLHAAALAFAWATQTFHIATDTLAGHRDLAPTSCPGANLYARISSGDLKRRIQDVLAAGTVNLRSVCGTDAATTVAAIEAGH
- a CDS encoding SDR family oxidoreductase, translating into MNAIDPDKLDICLQVLADIESLPPDHPDAVTVRRATAGIFKSVKKARRHAKRDEIAAADRAVVAATATGAPGRIDDETQGLPLVSTALGASAGTLLRSRACYICKNHYTVVDAFYHQLCPECAALNRAKRGARTDLTGRSALLTGGRAKIGMYIALRLLRDGAHTTVTTRFPNDAVRRFATMPDSADWLHRLRVVGIDLRDPAQVVALADTVAAQGPLDILINNAAQTVRRAPGSYAALVEAERTPAPGLADVITFDRVSDAHPAALAGSLAEHQTPHALSELALVARSASPERIAAGTAIDAGGLLPDTAPINSWTQRVHEVDPMELLEVQLCNQTAPFILVSRLRPAMAASPSRRKYVVNVSAMEGQFSRAYKGPGHPHTNMAKAALNMLTRTSAAEMLEQDGILMTAVDTGWITDERPHPTKLRLADEGFHAPLDLVDGASRVYDPIVRGESGEDLYGRFLKDYSPSNW
- a CDS encoding type I polyketide synthase codes for the protein MPNHPLTDGHEHGAEPIAILGMGCRFPGGVNSPDDLWQLLIEEHEAHSEFPTDRGWDLDALFGPDPDAPRATYVRAGSFLTDAGDFDPAFFGIGPREAEAIDPQQRLLLEASWEALERSRIDPNSLHGSDTGVFFGVGGQEYGPRICDETEGFAGYLATGTTTGVASGRVAYTLGLEGPAVTVDTSCSSSLVAVHLAMQSLRSAECRLAVAGGATVVCSPSILVGLGRHGALAEDGRCKPFAAAADGFGVAEGAGVLVLATLSWARSLGYPVIALIRGSAVGQDGASDGLSAPSGSAQQRVIWRALADAGLGAGDVAVVEAHGTGTKVGDPIEARALQATYGNAHSAARPLLIGSVKSNIGHSQQASGIAGMIKAIESIRHGVVPATLNLDSPTPQVDWSSGTIEVVGSARAWPDQPYEPRRAGVSSYGISGTNAHVILEQAPAEFATENSAPRPVIVPWILSAKSAPALADQAARLRSFVEQHPDLDPVDVAYSLITTRALFGHRAVAVGAGRDELLSGLTAIAGSVPAPNVVTGNATAAGRTVFVFPGQGSQWADMAVELLDSAPAFGDQMRLCDKVFAEFVDWSLLEVVCKGAGAPDLDRVDVVQPVLFAVMVSLAAQWRAQGIEPDAVIGHSQGEIAAAYVAGALSLRDAAQVVTLRSRALTVMAGSGGMVSIAQPIERVLTLVEPWAGSISVAAHNGPCSTVVAGDAAALDELIAACERDEVQAKRIPVDYASHSAQVDQLRETLSEALSGLRPRSCDIALISSVSGTEVDTSSLDGDYWFTNLRQPVLFDQAVRWAYKHGFDTFIECSPHPVLTIGIQESLEDFNDDHAVVGTLRRNEGSMRRVLLSAAEAHVNGKSPNWASMFQNTGAGHIDLPTYAFEHKRYWMDTGPGIVNVSGLGITGAEHPLLGAVVARADSDEIILTGRLSLATHPWLADHKVFGTVLVPGAAMVEMALQAGECAGSPRVDELILLAPLVVSEHGGVAVQVVVGEWTESGERPIGIYSRIDDGVDRRWTRHAEGALGPDAAPTVQAEIEQWPPAGAERIDISQLYQTLAGRGYEYGPTFRGLRAAWRHNGEVFVEAMLPEQMQQRSDASRFGLHPALLDSVLHGTFVGGLLAAPEVAKLPFEWRGVSLDVIGATQVRARIAFDQDDRISMTVMDTRGGSIGRIDSLALKGVSPSQFRVSTAADDALYALDWVALATPKAGTEEIATDNVTVLRCLATFATDLALPEGARQTLTHALHRVKNWLSNENRGDDARLVVLTCGAIAIDSSEDVADLAQAAVWGLLRTAQAENPNQIWLVDIDDWSHADVAVGEAMSRDESQLALRDGVCFAPRLARLCDERVGSAQLVEADATWRLSTLGNGTLDSRNLFIRPWPESDRRLESGEIRIGLRCTGVNFRDVLTALGVYPDPDADVGGEGSGVVLEVAEDVVRFVPGDRVMGMFYGAGSAVVADHRMIAPIPSGWSYAQAAAVPAVFLTAYYGLADLAHASAGQRVLVHAATGGVGMAAVQLARRWGLEVYATASPAKWERLRSMGFDDDHIANSRTVEFEQKFSEVTGGVGFDIVLNSLTGEFIDAGLRLLQRGGRFIEMGKADIRASGEIAARHPGVQYRAFDVFEAGPDRAQEIFGELVQLFESGELHPLPAHSWDIRHALDAYRFLSRARHVGKLVLSVPTPLKSEGTVLITGGTGVLGALLARHLVTRHGVRNLLLISRRGPAADGAAAIESELTELGASVQITACDAADRDALQALLAGLPAAHPLTAVIHAAGVLDDAVFGAQTQRHLEAVLRPKIDAAWNLHELTAGEDLSAFILFSSVASLFGSLGQANYAAANAFLDGLAQHRRHRGLPGVSLAWGWWAQATGMTGHLYERDRARLSRMGFIPMSSEDGLALFDAALWQARSFVMSAQISRAAIRSDPAGTGLPPMFRGLIRATRRTAAAVESVSNLRQRLASMSTPEQERELLDIVRSHAAAVLGYTSADAVGADQEFKDLGFDSLGAVEFRNRLKSISGLKLPTSIVFDHPTPIALARYLTGVLDSDGASVCGESEAVDSGDVVCDVVV